From the Longimicrobium sp. genome, one window contains:
- a CDS encoding cytochrome c, which produces MTTAKLRRGAHAAGLAALVAALPACTDWAGYDLDVASGKVPPFATMREDVIPDPYEMVREPVPGTVPTVHPLGDVPGRYSQTQLDSIAPLLRNPLPRNPQVLARGKAMYEQHCVACHGALGDGKGPVIGADKFPFAPALNAGPTQGRSDGYIYAVIDVGRGLMPPYGARVTHLDRWAIVSYVRQLQGSLETQAPPPNVSGVGAAVDTAQPTEPAPSAGTQPASPQMAAPSTQEAP; this is translated from the coding sequence TTGACCACCGCTAAGCTCAGGCGCGGCGCGCACGCGGCCGGCCTGGCCGCGCTCGTGGCGGCGCTTCCCGCCTGCACCGACTGGGCGGGCTACGACCTGGACGTGGCCTCGGGCAAGGTGCCGCCCTTCGCCACCATGCGCGAGGACGTGATCCCGGATCCGTACGAGATGGTGCGCGAGCCGGTGCCGGGCACCGTGCCCACGGTCCATCCCCTGGGCGACGTGCCCGGGCGCTACTCGCAGACGCAGCTGGATTCCATCGCCCCGCTGCTCCGCAACCCGCTGCCGCGCAACCCGCAGGTGCTGGCGCGCGGCAAGGCCATGTACGAGCAGCACTGCGTCGCCTGCCACGGCGCGCTGGGCGACGGCAAGGGGCCGGTGATCGGGGCCGACAAGTTCCCGTTCGCCCCCGCGCTGAACGCCGGCCCAACGCAGGGCCGCAGCGACGGCTACATCTACGCCGTGATCGACGTGGGCCGCGGGCTGATGCCTCCGTACGGCGCCCGCGTGACGCACCTGGACCGCTGGGCCATCGTGTCGTACGTGCGCCAGCTGCAGGGCAGCCTGGAAACGCAGGCCCCGCCGCCGAACGTTTCGGGCGTGGGCGCCGCCGTCGATACGGCGCAGCCCACGGAGCCGGCGCCCTCGGCGGGCACGCAGCCGGCGTCGCCGCAGATGGCGGCACCCAGCACTCAAGAAGCCCCCTGA
- a CDS encoding DUF3341 domain-containing protein, with protein MSKLATGVLGVFPHLDTATDAIRRLRAEGFELTVYSPTPRHEVEEALGTKESPVRIFTLMGAFTGTAAGTALATWASIDWPLIVGGKSIVALPAFSVIMFELTILLGALSTVAGLFILGRLPHLGPAEAPMYHPSFTAGNFGVFAHAPRDRYSDVQRIMNESGSEEVLVDHR; from the coding sequence ATGAGCAAGCTTGCCACGGGTGTCCTGGGCGTCTTCCCGCACCTGGACACCGCGACCGACGCCATCCGGCGCCTGCGCGCCGAGGGCTTCGAGCTGACGGTGTATTCGCCCACGCCGCGCCACGAGGTAGAAGAGGCGCTGGGCACCAAGGAAAGCCCGGTGCGCATCTTCACCCTGATGGGCGCCTTCACGGGAACGGCGGCCGGCACGGCGCTGGCCACCTGGGCCTCCATCGACTGGCCGCTGATCGTGGGCGGCAAGAGCATCGTGGCGCTGCCGGCGTTCAGCGTCATCATGTTCGAGCTGACCATCCTGCTGGGTGCCCTTTCGACCGTAGCCGGCCTGTTCATCCTGGGCCGCCTGCCGCACCTGGGGCCGGCCGAGGCGCCCATGTACCACCCGTCGTTCACGGCGGGCAACTTCGGCGTGTTCGCCCACGCTCCCCGCGACCGGTACAGCGACGTGCAGCGGATCATGAACGAGAGCGGTTCCGAGGAGGTGCTCGTTGACCACCGCTAA
- the nrfD gene encoding NrfD/PsrC family molybdoenzyme membrane anchor subunit encodes MQTVTRSVFHPEIESYEQVNRDAMRLLTKPGKGYVALLAMAVSLVGLLVFAELHNIIYGLGMVGENWTVLITTFVFWVGIGHAGTLISAILYLFRAPWRQAIYRFAEAMTVFAVLTAALFPLIHIGRPWFFYWLLPLPSQRHIWPNFRSPLLWDVFAVTTYLTVSSVFFYIGLIPDIAAARDATTDPMRKRIYGVLALGWRGTDREWRHFTRAYLFLAALATPLVLSVHSVVSWDFAVSIVPGWHTTIFAPYFVAGAILSGVAMVVTLMVPVHRIFRLGAYFTPVHYDRLAKLLLLTSCIVGYAYGMEYFMAYYSGELYERDVFWDRVTGDYWWAGWSMITFNAILPQLLWIKKIRQNLNAFFIITIFVNIGMWYERFVIIAPSLAHSYEPWKFWNYHMTWVDASLLLGSFGWFFMWFLLFLRFLPGLSIAEIKEVLPPPMRNAGAHHHAHDEHEMTTETLPTGYKEWEVR; translated from the coding sequence ATGCAGACGGTGACGCGCTCCGTATTCCATCCGGAGATCGAGTCGTACGAGCAGGTGAACCGCGACGCCATGCGGCTGCTCACGAAGCCCGGCAAGGGCTACGTGGCGCTGCTGGCCATGGCGGTGTCGCTGGTGGGGCTGCTGGTGTTCGCCGAGCTTCACAACATCATCTACGGCCTGGGGATGGTCGGTGAGAACTGGACGGTTCTCATCACCACCTTCGTGTTCTGGGTGGGCATCGGCCACGCCGGAACGCTGATCTCGGCCATCCTGTACCTGTTCCGGGCGCCCTGGCGGCAGGCCATCTACCGCTTCGCCGAGGCGATGACGGTGTTCGCCGTGCTCACGGCGGCGCTCTTCCCGCTGATCCACATCGGGCGGCCCTGGTTCTTCTACTGGCTGCTGCCCCTGCCCAGCCAGCGGCACATCTGGCCGAACTTCCGCAGCCCGCTGCTGTGGGACGTGTTCGCGGTGACCACGTACCTCACGGTGAGTTCGGTGTTCTTCTACATCGGCCTGATCCCCGACATCGCCGCGGCGCGCGACGCCACGACGGACCCCATGCGCAAGCGCATCTACGGCGTGCTGGCGCTGGGGTGGCGGGGAACGGACCGCGAGTGGCGCCACTTCACCCGGGCGTACCTGTTCCTGGCCGCGCTGGCCACGCCGCTGGTGCTTTCGGTGCACTCGGTGGTGTCGTGGGACTTCGCCGTGTCCATCGTGCCGGGGTGGCACACCACCATCTTCGCCCCGTACTTCGTGGCGGGCGCCATCCTTTCCGGCGTGGCCATGGTGGTGACGCTGATGGTGCCGGTGCACCGCATCTTCCGGCTGGGGGCGTACTTCACCCCCGTGCACTACGACCGCCTGGCCAAGCTGCTGCTGCTGACCTCCTGCATCGTGGGCTACGCCTACGGCATGGAGTACTTCATGGCCTACTACAGCGGCGAATTGTACGAGCGCGACGTGTTCTGGGACCGCGTGACGGGCGACTACTGGTGGGCGGGGTGGTCCATGATCACCTTCAACGCCATCCTGCCGCAGCTGCTGTGGATCAAGAAGATCCGGCAGAACCTGAACGCGTTCTTCATCATCACGATCTTCGTGAACATCGGGATGTGGTACGAGCGCTTCGTGATCATCGCGCCGTCGCTCGCCCACAGCTACGAGCCGTGGAAGTTCTGGAACTACCACATGACGTGGGTAGACGCGAGCCTGCTCCTGGGCAGCTTCGGCTGGTTCTTCATGTGGTTCCTGCTGTTCCTGCGGTTCCTGCCCGGGCTCTCGATCGCCGAGATCAAGGAGGTGCTGCCTCCGCCCATGCGGAACGCCGGGGCTCACCACCACGCGCACGACGAGCACGAGATGACCACCGAGACGCTTCCCACCGGCTACAAGGAGTGGGAGGTTCGATGA